Proteins from one Entomospira culicis genomic window:
- the proS gene encoding proline--tRNA ligase — MAEKITPRAEDYSQWYIDLVTQAELADYAPVKGCMIIRPRGYAIWEVMQRTLDDMFKAEGVQNCYFPTLIPYSFLQKEAEHVEGFSPEVLTVTHSGEKKLEEPLALRPTSETIIWHTFKKWVQSHRDLPLLINQWANVFRAEMRPRLFLRTVEFLWQEGHTAHATAEEANEFAKRMIHVYQRFVEDTLAIPVMVGVKSDSEKFPGAVYTYSIEAMMQDGKALQAGTSHDLGDNFGKAFEVQFQNKEGKLAPVYASSWGVSTRLMGALIMTHSDDKGLVLPPKLAPTQVVIVPIFKASNKDVVLAHAQSIYTEIKRAGHRVILDDKDGYSPGWKFAQWELAGVPLRIEFGERDMQSQSLVVSRRDRAEKESIEASQLLSYVEQTLATMQNDLFLSAKERMQTRTKELVDYPAFTRYFEEEGGFALACWCGDASCETKVKTQLQVTIRNLPFIQNEEAITGRCVVCGEQAKHQAIWSKSY, encoded by the coding sequence ATGGCAGAGAAAATTACGCCAAGAGCAGAAGATTATTCGCAGTGGTATATTGATTTAGTAACACAAGCTGAGCTCGCCGATTATGCACCGGTTAAGGGCTGTATGATCATCCGTCCGCGTGGTTATGCCATTTGGGAGGTGATGCAACGCACCCTAGACGACATGTTTAAAGCCGAGGGCGTGCAAAATTGTTACTTTCCTACGCTCATTCCGTATAGCTTTTTACAGAAAGAGGCTGAGCATGTCGAGGGCTTTAGCCCTGAGGTGCTTACTGTAACGCATAGTGGCGAGAAAAAACTCGAGGAGCCTCTGGCACTACGCCCGACCAGCGAGACGATTATCTGGCATACGTTTAAAAAGTGGGTACAGAGCCATCGCGATTTACCGTTGTTGATTAATCAATGGGCGAATGTCTTTCGTGCCGAGATGCGTCCGCGTCTCTTTTTACGCACGGTTGAATTTCTCTGGCAAGAGGGGCATACCGCGCACGCCACCGCCGAAGAGGCTAATGAGTTTGCCAAGCGCATGATCCACGTCTATCAACGTTTTGTTGAGGATACCTTGGCGATTCCGGTGATGGTGGGCGTTAAGAGCGATAGCGAGAAATTTCCGGGGGCGGTGTATACCTATAGTATCGAGGCGATGATGCAAGATGGCAAGGCGTTGCAAGCGGGTACGAGCCATGATTTGGGCGACAACTTTGGTAAAGCCTTTGAGGTACAATTTCAGAATAAAGAGGGTAAACTTGCGCCGGTGTATGCCAGTAGCTGGGGCGTCTCGACGCGCTTGATGGGCGCATTGATTATGACGCATTCTGATGATAAGGGATTGGTGCTTCCGCCTAAGCTAGCTCCTACGCAAGTGGTTATTGTGCCGATCTTTAAGGCGAGCAATAAGGATGTCGTACTGGCGCATGCGCAGTCGATTTATACAGAGATTAAACGCGCAGGGCATCGGGTGATTTTGGATGATAAAGACGGCTACTCACCGGGGTGGAAATTTGCCCAGTGGGAGCTGGCTGGGGTACCTTTACGTATCGAATTTGGTGAGCGCGATATGCAGAGTCAATCGTTGGTGGTGAGTCGTCGTGATCGCGCGGAAAAGGAGTCGATTGAGGCATCGCAGTTGCTCTCTTACGTCGAACAAACCCTCGCGACAATGCAGAATGACCTCTTTTTATCTGCCAAAGAGCGCATGCAAACGCGCACCAAAGAGCTGGTTGACTATCCTGCTTTTACGCGTTATTTTGAAGAGGAAGGTGGCTTTGCACTGGCGTGCTGGTGTGGCGATGCCTCGTGTGAGACCAAAGTTAAGACGCAGCTACAGGTTACCATCCGCAACCTGCCTTTTATCCAGAATGAAGAGGCGATAACGGGGCGTTGTGTGGTTTGTGGGGAGCAGGCAAAGCATCAGGCAATTTGGTCGAAGAGCTACTAA
- a CDS encoding DNA adenine methylase — MQPVVKWAGGKRQLLRVLELFLPKEYSRYVEPFAGGAAMFFYLEPKQALINDLNDELMNVYQVIRDEVDALVVDLARHQNSKEYFYSLRSVDRAGVFAELSDVERASRFLYLNRTCYNGLYRVNKKGQFNTPYGYYKNPSILNEGLLRGVHRYFKENDIQFFTLNFAQFFAQATLRQGDFVYLDPPYDPFESESNFVQYQASGFGREEQLQLKQICDTLTEKGVKFLLSNSATPYILDLYKDYHLEVIKARRIIACQTNRRGAIDEVVVRNYLE; from the coding sequence ATGCAACCGGTGGTAAAGTGGGCGGGTGGTAAGCGACAGTTGTTGCGTGTGTTGGAGTTATTTTTGCCTAAAGAGTATAGTCGATATGTGGAGCCCTTTGCCGGCGGGGCGGCCATGTTTTTTTATCTGGAGCCAAAGCAGGCGTTGATTAATGATTTGAATGATGAGTTGATGAATGTGTATCAGGTTATTCGCGACGAGGTGGATGCGTTGGTGGTGGATTTGGCGAGGCATCAAAACAGCAAGGAGTATTTTTATTCCTTACGATCGGTGGATCGAGCTGGAGTGTTTGCTGAACTTTCTGATGTGGAGAGAGCCTCGCGTTTTTTGTACCTTAACCGCACCTGTTACAACGGACTCTATCGGGTCAATAAAAAAGGACAATTCAATACACCTTATGGATATTACAAGAATCCCTCGATTCTCAATGAGGGCTTATTACGTGGGGTGCATCGTTATTTTAAGGAGAATGACATTCAATTTTTTACGCTCAATTTTGCGCAATTTTTTGCACAAGCTACGTTGCGTCAAGGAGATTTTGTCTACCTCGACCCCCCGTATGATCCCTTTGAGAGCGAGAGCAACTTTGTGCAATATCAGGCGAGTGGATTTGGTCGGGAAGAGCAGTTGCAGTTAAAGCAAATTTGTGATACATTAACAGAGAAGGGAGTAAAATTTTTGCTCTCCAACAGTGCAACGCCCTATATTTTAGATTTATATAAAGATTATCATCTTGAGGTGATTAAGGCGCGTCGTATCATCGCCTGCCAGACGAATCGTCGTGGCGCGATTGATGAGGTGGTGGTTCGTAATTATCTTGAGTAG
- a CDS encoding 1,4-alpha-glucan branching protein domain-containing protein yields the protein MKREKKGSMIFCFNAHLPFAKFSKSGEVFQERWFFEAMFESYLPMYEAFATLAREERPFFVLISISPTLMALLQDEDLQTKFIFYMHQKLNSATSLLESSDKRIEDNLARYYVENTKRMIALYRNLNGDLLQALKIAQEAGYCEVITSVGTSAFLPLYASYPKAVEAQIKVALKSYRAVFGRASLGIFLPYGGYYPGLDTILAENGVRYFVTAGQSLMQGDPMPSFGVFSPVRSSAGLVAFPRYSMVEAELWGEDGYARRGCYRNFYHEDALTEVVIKVNPTQYSASSLLNEDVVHLEGFKYSNNEGNSESCYHLEEALAQATCDAQSFLASRVEELSTFQQKRGQTGVILMVADLELLGHHWFEGTHFVREFFARTAKTPEIEFTLPSHCLQRTAHFEEVSLNFASWGSDGYAQVWLDQQNDWLIRHLFKTVEQMMDLAYRFPNESGIKRRVLDQAAREVLLLMAGDWPLLLAQHVNEGIALGQMKKHLMNFQAIYEAMSCNTVRAMWLMEMEMGCDIFKYKSFSYEIFRPKQV from the coding sequence ATGAAAAGAGAAAAAAAGGGATCGATGATATTTTGTTTCAATGCGCACTTACCTTTTGCCAAATTTAGCAAATCTGGCGAGGTCTTTCAAGAGCGCTGGTTCTTTGAGGCGATGTTTGAGTCTTACTTACCAATGTACGAAGCCTTTGCCACGTTGGCAAGAGAAGAGAGACCCTTTTTTGTACTAATTAGTATCTCTCCAACGCTAATGGCGTTATTACAAGATGAAGATTTACAGACAAAATTTATCTTTTATATGCATCAAAAGCTTAATAGCGCAACGAGTCTCCTTGAGAGTTCGGATAAGCGGATTGAAGATAATTTAGCGCGCTATTATGTGGAGAACACCAAGCGCATGATTGCTTTGTATCGTAATCTTAATGGCGATCTTTTGCAGGCATTGAAGATTGCACAAGAGGCTGGCTATTGCGAGGTGATCACCAGTGTGGGAACATCCGCCTTTTTGCCCCTTTATGCTAGCTATCCTAAGGCGGTAGAGGCACAAATTAAAGTCGCACTTAAGAGCTATCGCGCGGTTTTCGGGCGTGCCTCTTTGGGAATATTTCTTCCTTATGGTGGCTATTATCCGGGGCTTGATACGATTTTGGCAGAAAATGGGGTGCGTTATTTTGTTACTGCAGGGCAATCATTAATGCAAGGTGATCCGATGCCTAGTTTTGGGGTTTTCTCTCCGGTGCGATCGAGTGCTGGTTTGGTGGCATTTCCGCGATATAGTATGGTAGAGGCGGAGCTTTGGGGTGAGGATGGCTATGCGCGTCGTGGGTGTTATCGCAATTTTTATCATGAGGATGCCTTAACCGAAGTGGTGATTAAGGTGAATCCTACACAGTATAGTGCTTCGTCGCTACTTAATGAGGATGTTGTTCACCTAGAAGGATTTAAGTACAGCAATAATGAGGGAAATAGTGAGAGTTGTTATCACTTAGAAGAGGCATTGGCACAGGCAACGTGTGATGCGCAATCCTTTTTAGCATCACGGGTCGAGGAGTTGTCGACTTTTCAGCAGAAGCGTGGGCAAACAGGCGTGATATTGATGGTCGCTGATTTGGAGCTTTTGGGGCATCATTGGTTTGAGGGCACGCACTTTGTTCGCGAATTTTTTGCACGCACGGCTAAGACGCCAGAGATTGAATTCACACTGCCAAGTCATTGTTTGCAACGAACCGCTCACTTTGAGGAGGTTTCACTTAATTTTGCTAGCTGGGGAAGTGATGGGTATGCGCAAGTCTGGCTAGATCAACAGAATGATTGGCTGATTCGTCATCTCTTTAAAACCGTTGAACAGATGATGGATCTCGCGTATCGTTTCCCCAATGAGAGCGGAATTAAGCGCCGTGTGTTGGATCAGGCTGCGCGGGAGGTGTTACTTTTAATGGCTGGTGATTGGCCGCTGTTGTTGGCCCAGCATGTGAACGAGGGGATTGCCTTGGGGCAAATGAAGAAGCATTTGATGAATTTTCAGGCTATCTATGAGGCAATGAGTTGCAATACCGTACGTGCGATGTGGTTGATGGAGATGGAGATGGGTTGTGATATCTTTAAGTATAAGAGTTTTTCTTATGAGATTTTCAGACCTAAACAGGTGTAA
- a CDS encoding DUF4912 domain-containing protein, whose amino-acid sequence MHRERLHALTDEELLRIATEQKIAEGEPFDRALLIEEIYAYLTDSFYDQNISVQLLAKRYEFVDQFLDSNLEGREAFFQSQSPHANHLYIAVHSPRWLFVDWQVSQQLEEEIRSHAQFVGLYLRLYVLSKAKMGYELVESMDVEINRFDGRQYLTLPMGVAHYRVLLVADLRDRERVLGESVVSFLVGMK is encoded by the coding sequence ATGCACCGAGAACGATTGCACGCACTAACAGATGAAGAGTTGCTTCGCATTGCCACGGAGCAAAAGATTGCCGAAGGTGAGCCGTTTGATCGGGCATTACTTATTGAGGAGATCTACGCCTACTTAACAGACTCTTTCTATGATCAAAACATTAGTGTGCAGCTTTTAGCTAAACGTTACGAATTTGTTGATCAATTTTTGGATAGCAATCTTGAGGGGCGAGAGGCTTTCTTTCAAAGTCAGAGTCCGCACGCTAATCATCTCTATATTGCGGTGCATAGCCCGCGCTGGCTTTTTGTCGATTGGCAGGTGAGTCAACAATTAGAAGAGGAGATACGTAGTCATGCGCAATTTGTCGGGCTTTACCTGCGTTTATACGTTCTCTCTAAAGCAAAGATGGGGTATGAGCTTGTAGAATCGATGGACGTGGAGATTAATCGTTTTGATGGGCGACAATACCTTACTCTGCCGATGGGAGTGGCGCATTATCGTGTGCTACTGGTGGCTGATTTACGCGATCGGGAACGAGTGTTAGGCGAGAGTGTTGTGAGTTTTTTGGTTGGAATGAAATAA
- a CDS encoding pseudouridine synthase, whose product MSSQRVDAYLSGHGLCARRKVQQFLDEHEVFVDGKRILLSGERIDTEAKVLVDGRLLQAIRYHYIALNKPIRYLCSNVDSEGRALAIDLIDGDMRRGLHHVGRLDYFSEGLLLFTNDGDFTKKLTHPSHEVEKEYRITLERSLSGAEEAKLRRPLRIDGVEYRFSGVAYEGKHRYRIILKEGKNREIRRVFAFFSVKILKLQRIRIGSISLDSLALGQWRYLNSFEIEGFKD is encoded by the coding sequence GTGAGTAGCCAGCGCGTTGATGCCTATTTGTCTGGTCATGGATTATGCGCGCGTCGAAAAGTGCAACAATTTCTGGATGAACACGAGGTTTTTGTGGATGGCAAACGGATTCTGTTGTCGGGTGAGCGTATCGATACAGAGGCGAAGGTCTTGGTGGATGGGCGTTTGTTGCAGGCAATTAGATATCATTATATTGCCTTGAATAAGCCGATTCGGTATCTCTGTAGCAATGTTGATAGTGAGGGTAGGGCGCTAGCGATTGATCTTATAGATGGTGATATGAGGCGTGGGTTACATCATGTGGGTCGGTTGGATTACTTTTCGGAGGGACTTCTTCTCTTTACCAACGATGGCGACTTTACCAAAAAGTTGACGCATCCCTCGCATGAGGTGGAGAAGGAGTATCGCATTACGTTGGAGCGTTCTCTTTCTGGTGCAGAGGAGGCTAAGTTACGGCGTCCCTTACGGATAGATGGAGTGGAGTATCGATTTTCTGGGGTAGCGTATGAGGGGAAACATCGCTATCGTATTATCTTAAAAGAAGGGAAAAATCGTGAAATTCGACGCGTCTTCGCATTTTTTTCTGTCAAAATTCTCAAACTCCAACGCATTCGTATTGGTTCTATTTCTCTTGATAGCCTCGCTTTAGGGCAGTGGAGATACTTAAATTCCTTTGAAATTGAAGGCTTTAAGGATTGA
- the mutS gene encoding DNA mismatch repair protein MutS, with the protein MAGALLDQYFTLKAKSGDALLFFRLGDFYELFADDALLVSNLLGITLTQRSNTPMCGVPHHASESYIAKLVQLGYKVAVAEQVHKPEKGIAERAIVEVISPATAVARGASLLSNQANYMISFYQYKEHLAVALLDVARGDFLFAHALVDTLSEQVIAYLYRYGIVEMAVEKKLWSSLPELQRYCKEQGIIVNLLDEWHFVNPNAVKLLQKHFHVNDLSGFGLNPYERYLGVATALLVYLQGQLNDTLVHISSLRLVLQEEQLWMDHSSFRNLEITHNQQDGGDAYTLLKVLNQTCTVLGARKLREVVVTPLQNLSILQARQARIEQFYQSSDLLKPLREELKGIYDLERLNTKIMLSKAHAKDFIALAKSLQRVANMRGLRSDFTLMEAELATIAQMLAIKIFSTLMDEPSTEIQSGGVIRAGFDDKLDSLRDLAEHSRERLEAYAQQEREACGVPLRLKENRQLGWFFEVNKAHIAKLDTRFVRRQSVVGGERYITMELKELEERIASAHEEAVELERALFAQLREDLLEYFSALQEIAQEIADIDLFSSLANVAIERQYVRPQLKASGLLRIDGGRHPIVEHYSERPFVANDVHFADEHRLLLITGPNMAGKSTYLRMSALIVYMAHLGMFVPARSAEIPICDRIFCRVGASDNLSRGQSTFLVEMSETARILHYASSRSLVIVDEVGRGTGSDDGLAIARAILEHLALKTRSFTLFATHYHELTALRIAGYKNISLRVIENGEEIFFTNEIMDGAASGSYGLHVARMAGIPPIVLARAKTYLIQLDGLKGSDVDFVVDSVDVSPKEEELFSKEEILSSQILNFNLEQQTPLEAMQFLAKLQKEARRE; encoded by the coding sequence ATGGCGGGCGCATTATTAGATCAATACTTTACGCTTAAGGCAAAGAGTGGGGATGCTCTGCTTTTCTTTCGATTGGGAGACTTCTACGAGCTCTTTGCCGATGATGCGCTTTTAGTAAGTAATTTGCTTGGTATAACATTAACCCAGCGTAGTAATACTCCCATGTGTGGGGTTCCTCATCATGCTAGCGAGAGTTATATTGCTAAGCTGGTGCAGCTGGGGTATAAGGTTGCGGTGGCTGAGCAAGTGCATAAACCAGAAAAAGGTATTGCTGAGCGCGCTATTGTTGAGGTAATTAGTCCAGCTACTGCGGTTGCTCGTGGGGCATCTTTATTGAGCAATCAGGCAAACTATATGATCTCTTTTTATCAATATAAAGAGCACTTGGCAGTGGCACTTTTGGATGTGGCTCGGGGAGATTTTCTCTTTGCCCACGCGCTTGTGGATACTCTTAGCGAGCAGGTTATTGCGTATCTCTATCGCTATGGTATTGTCGAGATGGCAGTGGAAAAGAAACTCTGGAGTTCGCTTCCTGAGCTTCAGCGTTATTGTAAAGAGCAAGGGATTATTGTGAATCTCTTGGATGAGTGGCACTTTGTTAATCCCAATGCGGTGAAATTGCTACAGAAGCACTTTCATGTCAACGATTTATCTGGATTTGGTCTGAATCCATATGAGCGCTATCTGGGGGTTGCCACAGCACTTTTGGTCTATCTGCAGGGGCAACTGAATGATACGTTAGTGCATATCTCTTCATTGCGTTTGGTTTTACAAGAAGAGCAACTATGGATGGATCACTCCTCTTTTCGTAACTTAGAAATCACCCATAACCAGCAAGATGGTGGTGATGCGTACACATTATTAAAGGTGTTGAATCAAACCTGTACGGTCTTGGGGGCGCGTAAGTTACGAGAGGTGGTGGTTACTCCGTTACAGAATTTATCGATTTTGCAGGCGAGGCAGGCGCGGATTGAGCAGTTTTATCAAAGTTCAGATTTGTTAAAACCTTTGCGAGAAGAGCTTAAAGGGATTTACGATTTAGAGCGATTGAATACTAAGATCATGTTGAGTAAGGCACACGCCAAGGACTTTATTGCGCTGGCGAAGAGTCTGCAACGGGTGGCTAACATGCGTGGGTTACGTAGCGATTTTACGTTGATGGAGGCAGAGCTTGCTACCATTGCGCAAATGTTAGCGATCAAGATTTTTTCTACACTGATGGATGAGCCATCGACGGAAATTCAGTCGGGCGGGGTGATTCGTGCTGGATTTGATGATAAGCTAGATAGCTTGCGAGATTTGGCAGAGCATTCGCGGGAGCGCTTAGAAGCCTATGCGCAACAGGAGCGCGAAGCCTGTGGTGTTCCTTTGCGCTTGAAGGAGAATCGTCAACTGGGCTGGTTTTTTGAGGTGAATAAGGCGCATATCGCTAAGCTAGATACGCGCTTTGTTCGTCGTCAGTCGGTGGTGGGTGGTGAGCGTTATATCACGATGGAGCTTAAAGAGTTAGAGGAACGCATTGCTAGCGCCCATGAGGAGGCGGTGGAGTTGGAGCGAGCCTTATTTGCGCAACTACGTGAAGATCTTTTGGAGTATTTTTCTGCATTGCAAGAAATTGCACAAGAGATTGCTGATATTGATCTCTTTTCGAGTTTAGCAAATGTCGCGATAGAACGACAATATGTGCGCCCGCAATTGAAGGCGTCTGGATTGTTACGTATTGATGGTGGGCGTCATCCGATTGTGGAGCATTATAGCGAGCGCCCTTTTGTTGCTAATGATGTGCACTTTGCCGATGAGCATCGATTGCTGTTAATTACGGGGCCGAATATGGCGGGAAAATCGACCTATCTACGAATGAGTGCGTTGATTGTTTATATGGCGCACTTGGGGATGTTTGTTCCGGCAAGATCTGCAGAAATTCCGATTTGTGATCGGATTTTTTGTCGGGTGGGTGCTTCGGACAATCTCTCTCGAGGACAGTCGACCTTTTTGGTGGAGATGAGTGAGACGGCGCGCATTTTACATTATGCAAGTTCTCGGAGTTTGGTGATTGTGGATGAGGTGGGGCGCGGTACCGGTAGCGATGACGGTCTAGCGATTGCCCGTGCGATTTTGGAGCACTTGGCGCTAAAGACGCGAAGTTTTACGCTCTTTGCCACGCATTATCATGAATTGACGGCATTGCGTATCGCTGGATATAAAAATATTTCGTTGCGGGTGATAGAAAATGGCGAAGAGATTTTTTTCACTAATGAAATTATGGATGGTGCTGCTTCAGGAAGCTATGGTCTACATGTGGCACGCATGGCGGGGATTCCGCCTATCGTACTTGCGCGTGCAAAAACTTATCTTATTCAGCTAGATGGGTTGAAGGGTTCTGATGTGGATTTTGTTGTAGATTCTGTTGATGTCTCACCTAAAGAAGAAGAGTTATTTTCTAAGGAAGAGATCTTATCAAGTCAAATTCTCAACTTTAACCTTGAGCAACAGACGCCCTTGGAGGCGATGCAGTTTCTTGCGAAGTTGCAAAAGGAGGCGCGTCGTGAGTAG
- a CDS encoding OmpH family outer membrane protein — MKKMILSITLMLLVSLNGFSQTDMIPKVAVVDINAVYQAANANSDAVKKIIQLQEKHRNEIKKQQEVIDEMKERLAEAEESGDRSKIRDLTRRISVRENDLKNYTQRANNEIKEANEQMKSDPALLNLIRRAIQIVADRRGYSLVLSSSASGLVHWSPRIDITKEVIDTVATLQK; from the coding sequence ATGAAGAAGATGATTTTATCTATTACGTTGATGTTATTAGTCAGTTTGAATGGTTTTTCACAGACAGACATGATTCCTAAGGTGGCTGTGGTTGATATTAATGCGGTTTATCAGGCGGCAAATGCCAATAGCGATGCGGTGAAAAAGATTATTCAGCTTCAAGAGAAGCATCGCAATGAGATCAAAAAACAACAAGAAGTGATCGACGAGATGAAAGAGCGTCTTGCTGAAGCCGAGGAGAGTGGGGATCGTTCTAAAATTCGTGATTTGACGCGTAGAATTTCGGTAAGAGAAAACGATTTAAAGAATTACACGCAGCGAGCTAACAACGAGATTAAAGAAGCAAACGAGCAGATGAAATCTGATCCTGCATTACTCAATCTCATCCGACGCGCGATTCAGATTGTTGCCGATCGTCGTGGGTATAGCTTGGTTTTGTCTAGCTCTGCTTCGGGATTGGTGCACTGGTCTCCACGCATTGATATTACGAAAGAGGTGATAGATACGGTTGCCACTCTCCAAAAGTAG
- the bamA gene encoding outer membrane protein assembly factor BamA, translated as MKKVLFYILFLFTIQQVLFAQDASEAVGKTISDIRMNGLVNYKATEFKGIFSSYIGRAFDFDLLTRIETDLFATGYFSSVEAFADQVSDPGNLILVFNVVEIPLIQEIRFRGGARFKGKFTDHIDIKAKEPFSRARIFSSERRLRQALIDAGFVDATVSVEDSQLSNGNYIITFVITEGIIQIVEEIRFQGLDEFFQADRGRERRLRNALSQQPKKILKKGIYQATLVENDRQIILSYLQMNGYLDAIVSPNTIIDHRLDEDKGTDYLTITYVVEPGDIWLFGGVTITGNTLYTTEELLKVFELFPIGEVLDYNSFIQTFEYVFKGIYNRDGYAYNQYQIVQDRNQETKEIIFTIYIQEMDRAHIESITFTGNTKTRDNVIQRELEFNVGDIYSSAKLERSFRNLMQTGYFEGIIPSVNNGSDAGLVHVGFDVQEGRTTELMFGLNIGGNVGDFPISGMLGYGDNNLFGRGYVGKIDLQANANQISATARFFNPRFLDTRWGLGGNAGYVWNKGITRQGWDDIPHNQSGGYVFRATTEYEGVSYPAGSYFPVNRPPTFEEISTYGLIPDYQFFPSNIAPMVFQQHEMRFGVSTGYIQPLPVGALRFTTGFDFWWTYTTYDEHVRPALNEISDGYRRWVFGDALWANVAWENRNNIQTPTDGFVLSQSMMVSGGVLGGQRTFLKSQTRFDYYLPLPEVKFSKKENAWSMRWNIKFRTAFSWLGAQGRFGLVGAADQWFRLDGMFFGRGWGDLSPAGRLLWDNSVEFRLPLLGNLLWWDTFIDMIWLWEDERFLIQDNAMRRGFYGAIGTGFRVAIPSFPIAIYLIKRFRVNDAGSPEGFFNWNPGLAPTWRGPGLDLAIVFSIDMY; from the coding sequence GTGAAAAAAGTTCTTTTTTATATACTCTTTCTTTTTACCATACAACAGGTTCTCTTTGCACAGGATGCAAGTGAGGCTGTGGGGAAAACGATATCAGATATTCGGATGAATGGCTTAGTAAACTATAAAGCAACCGAATTTAAAGGCATTTTTTCCAGCTATATTGGTAGAGCCTTTGATTTTGATCTACTCACACGGATCGAGACAGATCTCTTTGCCACTGGGTACTTTTCGTCGGTAGAAGCGTTTGCTGATCAAGTCTCGGATCCTGGTAATCTTATTTTGGTCTTTAACGTGGTGGAAATTCCCTTAATTCAAGAGATCCGCTTTCGTGGTGGTGCTCGCTTTAAAGGGAAATTTACTGATCACATCGATATTAAAGCCAAGGAACCCTTCTCTCGTGCAAGAATTTTTAGTAGTGAGCGTAGATTGCGACAAGCACTGATTGATGCGGGATTCGTTGATGCCACGGTGAGTGTTGAGGATAGTCAGCTAAGCAATGGCAACTATATTATCACCTTTGTTATCACTGAGGGAATCATTCAGATTGTTGAAGAGATTCGTTTTCAAGGGTTGGATGAATTTTTTCAAGCCGATCGGGGACGAGAACGACGCTTGCGTAATGCCCTTAGCCAACAGCCTAAGAAGATTTTGAAAAAAGGGATCTATCAAGCTACCTTGGTGGAGAATGATCGGCAAATTATCCTTAGCTATCTGCAAATGAATGGCTACTTAGATGCGATAGTTAGTCCTAATACAATTATTGACCATCGATTAGATGAGGATAAGGGCACTGATTATTTAACCATCACGTACGTCGTTGAACCCGGAGACATTTGGCTTTTTGGTGGGGTTACGATTACCGGTAATACGCTTTATACTACAGAGGAGTTGTTGAAGGTTTTCGAACTTTTCCCCATTGGCGAAGTTCTCGATTACAACTCCTTTATACAGACCTTTGAGTATGTGTTTAAGGGTATATATAACCGAGATGGCTACGCTTATAATCAATATCAAATTGTACAAGATAGAAATCAAGAGACAAAGGAAATTATCTTTACAATATATATACAAGAGATGGATCGCGCCCATATTGAGAGTATCACTTTTACTGGTAATACAAAGACGCGTGATAATGTGATTCAACGTGAGCTAGAATTTAATGTGGGGGATATTTACTCGAGTGCGAAATTGGAGCGATCGTTCCGGAATTTGATGCAAACGGGTTATTTTGAGGGAATTATTCCCTCGGTTAATAATGGTAGCGATGCGGGGTTGGTGCATGTAGGATTTGATGTGCAGGAGGGGCGCACTACCGAGTTGATGTTTGGTCTTAATATTGGTGGCAACGTTGGCGATTTTCCTATCTCGGGAATGTTGGGCTATGGGGATAACAACCTCTTTGGGCGTGGCTATGTGGGTAAGATTGATCTTCAAGCTAACGCTAATCAAATCTCTGCTACGGCACGCTTCTTTAATCCTCGCTTTTTAGATACTCGCTGGGGACTTGGTGGAAATGCTGGTTACGTATGGAATAAGGGGATTACCCGCCAAGGTTGGGATGATATTCCGCACAACCAATCGGGTGGGTATGTTTTTCGTGCAACTACGGAATACGAAGGGGTTAGTTATCCTGCTGGATCGTACTTTCCTGTGAATCGCCCGCCTACGTTTGAAGAGATTTCTACTTATGGGCTTATTCCTGATTATCAATTTTTCCCTAGTAACATTGCGCCGATGGTCTTTCAGCAACATGAGATGCGTTTTGGTGTCTCTACAGGATACATTCAGCCTTTACCTGTTGGCGCATTACGTTTTACCACGGGCTTTGACTTTTGGTGGACATATACGACATACGATGAGCATGTGCGTCCGGCGCTTAATGAGATTTCCGATGGGTATCGTCGATGGGTCTTTGGCGACGCTTTGTGGGCGAATGTGGCGTGGGAAAATCGCAATAATATTCAGACCCCGACGGATGGTTTTGTGCTTTCGCAGAGTATGATGGTCTCTGGTGGTGTATTGGGTGGTCAGCGGACGTTCTTGAAAAGTCAGACGCGCTTTGACTATTATCTGCCATTACCAGAGGTAAAATTCTCTAAAAAAGAGAATGCGTGGTCGATGCGCTGGAACATTAAATTTCGTACGGCATTCTCTTGGTTGGGAGCGCAGGGTCGCTTTGGCTTGGTGGGTGCTGCGGATCAGTGGTTTCGACTAGATGGTATGTTCTTTGGGCGTGGTTGGGGCGATTTGAGTCCTGCTGGTCGCCTCTTGTGGGATAATTCTGTCGAATTTAGATTGCCATTGTTAGGAAATCTTTTGTGGTGGGATACCTTTATTGATATGATTTGGCTTTGGGAGGATGAGCGCTTTCTTATTCAAGACAATGCGATGCGTCGAGGATTTTATGGTGCCATTGGTACTGGGTTTAGAGTAGCTATTCCTAGTTTTCCCATCGCTATTTACTTAATTAAGCGCTTCCGTGTTAACGATGCGGGATCGCCTGAAGGCTTCTTTAATTGGAACCCAGGACTTGCTCCGACTTGGCGAGGTCCCGGATTAGATTTGGCAATCGTCTTTTCTATTGATATGTACTAA